DNA sequence from the Bradyrhizobium sp. CIAT3101 genome:
GGCTCCTCTCGCCTGGGAAGCGTATTGCCGGAATACGCTCTCCTTTGAGCCCTGAAGATTATATTGCAAGGTTCTCCACTATATTGGGCCCGCTTTAAGCTTGCTCTGTCATCTGATGGGACTCACTCTTCAAGTGAATGACGCTTGAGGGAGGATGTAGGCGGACGCGGCGTTGCTCCCACAGGCCTCTCAGTTCTTCGACGAGAGTTTCGCGCTCGGCGTGGTCCATCATCATCGAATCGAAGAGGTCGCGGAGGACGGATTCGCCCTTGATCCGCATCAGCAGATCGAACAACACTCCTGAGATACGCACTGTCCCGCCGCCAGAAAACGCGGTGCGGATCTCGCATACCGTCTCTTGCCGATCCCGCGCTGTATGAGCGCGGACGCGATACAGAGATACATAAGGCGGCAATGAAACCGCGAGCGAAGTCCAGTCCTCTAGCGTTACCGCCCGCTTTTTGACTAAAAACGGACCAACTACGAGGGCATCGAGCTCGGTGGTCAGAAATGTGGCGACGGCGTCTGCAACCGAATCTACGATCGGTTCGGCGTTATTGTTAAACGAGGTATTGAGCAGAACCGGAATGCCCGTCCGTTTTTTGAACTCGTCGATAAGGCTCCAGTAGGTCGGATTTGACTTGCGCGACACTGTCTGTAGCCGTGCAGTGCCATCAACATGCGTAATGGCGCCCAGCGAGTCGCGCTTGGAATCGCGCACGCGAACTACGAAGTTCATGAATGGAAATTCCGTCTCACTGGCCGGGAGATCGAAATATTCTGGTGCATCCTCCTCCAACACGGAAGGCGCAAATGGTCGGTATCCCTCGCGCTTCTTGACCATCGCGTTTATGCGGTCCTTGTTAGCTGCAGGTCGGGGATCGGCGAGAATACTGCGGTTACCCAGGGCACGTGGTCCGAACTCCGATCGACCCTGCACCCAACCGATCACTGCGCCGCTTGCCATCCAATCGGCGGCTCTGCCCGACACATCATCGCTTCGCTCAATGTCGAGGTGCCCGGCCCACGCATTCAGTTCCTGTTCAATGGCATGCTCGGTACCGAGATCGGGACCCCAATAGACGTCCTGGAGCCGCTCGCGCGGCGCGGGTCGACCACCCTCGAGAGACGCCATCAGCGCGGCGCCTAGTGCGCAACCGGCGTCGTGGGCCGCCGGCTGCACGAAAATGTCGTCGAAGAGCCCTGAATAAAGTAGCTTACCATTCACGGTGCAGTTGTGGGCCACTCCGCCAGCCAAGCACAGCCGGTTCATGCCTGTGGCTTCTCGATAATGTTTAAGTATGTGGAACACGATCCGCTCAAGCGCTTCCTGCAGCGAAGCGCTGACATCGCGATGCTGTTGGGTGAATGGCATTCCTTTTCGCCGGACCTGAATATTGCGGACCAACGCAGGACCGATGCGATCCAGGTAGAGCCGGTAGCACCCGTTCTCAGAAAGCTCGTAGAACTGCTCAAAGAGATTGCGATAGGGCGCGGGGTCACCATAAGGAGCAAGTCCCATGACCTTGTACTCATCGAACAAGCTATAGCCGAGATACCGGATCGTCTCGAGATAAAACAACCCCAATGAGTTACTCTCCGGGAAGCTCTGGAGTAGGTTAACTTCGGTTCCGGACCCGATGGCCACGAGACCAGAAAGAAAATCACCACCGCCGTCGATTGCAAGCACCAGACTTTGCTCAAATCCAGACATTGCAAACGCACTAACAGCGTGCGCCTGGTGATGACTTACGAACGAGATGCGGGACGGATCAACTTCGATGCCGAACTCTTGCCCCAGCATCGTCCTCAGCAAAAGCCTGGCATCCATAGGAATAGCGTCCGACGGCTGCGAAACAAACAAGCGCTCCAGCATAGCATTGCAGTAGGCCTCGGTCGCATAGAACGCGATCCGATCGACGTCTTTCAGTTCAACACCTGCAGCTTCCAGGCAGTATTGGATGGACTGGCTCGGAAATTTATTAGAATGTTTGACCCGGTTGAGTCGCTCTTCTTCGACGGCCGCTATCACACGTCCGTCGCGCACGAGCACCGCGGCGCCGTCGTGCAGAAATGTGTTTGGAAGCTCGGGTCGACATTCATAAACCCGATCTAGTCCGCCGCTCACGCCGAGACACAGCATCATACTCTCCGTTTATTGTAAGAGGACTCAGTTGGTACCAGCAGCCTCACAACCGATCTCTGCTGCATGCACCAGCCCGACATGAACAGCCTAAGCGAGATGCGACCTTGCCGGATCTCCACAGTTCGGGCTCTCGCGTTCATCAGATTCGCCACGCCCCCCGCTCAGCGCATGAGGCGTCGGAGAAGAAGCGCAATCGACAGCAAGAACGGCAAGACCGCGTAAATGCAGAGTGCGCCAATATGGATTCCGACGCTGGCGGCCGGCCGGCCAAGCATCGCCGGACGAATGAGCTCAATCGAATGCTCCAGGGGTAAGATGCCTGCTACGATCTGGAAGGCGGCCGGCAACTGGCTGATCGGGAATACCGCGCCGCACAGGAACACCATGGGTGTTAGGACGAGGGTTTGGTAGAACACGAAATAGTCGTAGCTAGGCGCTAGCGACACGATCACCATCGCCAAGCTCGCGAAGACGAACCCGGTGAGAGCGATTGCGGGTAGCGCATAGAGCATGGAGGGCCATGCCGCATAACCCATTCCCGCGGCAACGATCGTAATTCCTGTGCCAGCCAGCACCGCCTTGCTGGCTGCCCATGCCACTTCACCAAGCAGGATGTCGCCGAGCGTGAGCTGTGTGCACAGCATTGCCTCCCAGGTTCGTTGGGTGTGCATGCGGGCGAATGTGGCGTAAATGGTTTCGAAGCTTGCGGAAGTCATCGCGCTGGTCGCAACCATGCCCCCGACCAGGAAATCGATATATGAAGTCCCGTTCACGCGGCCGACAATCAGCCCGAGGCCAAAGCCAAGACCAAGTAGATTGGTCATAGGATCGGCGAGATTGCCAAGAAGCGATGCAAGCGCAATCTTCCTCCATGCCAAATAGTTGCGACGCCATACTGCGACCCAGTTAACCGCATTGGCCGGCATGGCCGCGCTATAAGTCATTCTCATCATATCTCTATCTCGCGTCCGGTAAGTCGCAAGAACACATCCTCGAGGTTCGGCGGACGCTCCAGAAGGCGCAAACCCGCCCGCCCCCGCAACTGCTTACGCACCTGCTCCAGATCTGGTGCATAGCAAAAAATAGTCTCGCCGCTCTGCTCGATGCGTTGTGCGTAGGGCCTGATCAGCTCAATGGATTCCTGCGGGTTTCCGCCATAGATCTCCATGACGTCACAGCCAATCTGTTCATTGATCAGCGCGTGAGGCTCGCCTTCGGCGATCTTGCGTCCTTCTTCAAGCACGCACAGCCTGTCGCACAACCGCTCAGCCTCTTCCATAAAGTGAGTGGTCAGCAGGATCGTCTTGCCACGCGCAAGTAGCGATCGTAGTCGTTCCCAAATCAAATGGCGGGCATGCGGGTCGAGCCCGGTCGTTGGCTCGTCCATCACGAGCAGTTGCGGATCGTTGATCAGCGCACGTGCCAGCACCAACCGCCGCTTCATGCCGCCTGATAACTCGGAAACGCGCGTATCCGCTTTGATCTCGAGGCGGGCAAAATCGAGCAGTGATGGAGTAACCGCCTCGATTTCACGCGCGCTTAAACCGAAATAGCGCCCGAACACCAGTAAGTTCTCGCGTACGGTGAACTCGTTCTCGAGATTGTCAAACTGCGGGACCACGCCCACGCCTGCGCGTGCCAGGCGAGCCTGTACCGGCACTTGCTTGCCGAGCACCGCGATCTTGCCAGAGTCCGGCGGCACCATGCCGAGGATCATACGCACGATGGTGCTTTTGCCCGCGCCGTTCGGTCCAAGCAGACCGAAGCACTCTCCCGCCGCAACACTGAACGTTAGCCCGTTGACAACGACTTTCCCGCGATACGATTTGTGTACAGCGGCAAGGTCGATCGCTACGCTCGACATGCGTCCATCTCGGCTGGTCGATCAGACAACGACGCTTCTGTTGCTGGCCTTCTGCTCCACAGCAGACCATCGCACCAGATCTGTTCGATGCGTCCCCATTCGCAGGCGGCTGCGACATCGGGGAAAAAGCCACGTCCATGATGGTTGGCGCTTGTATTGCAAAGCAGCGGGATGCCTGTGAGTTTCTCATATTCAATGAGCAACTCAGCAACCTTATGCCCCGATGTTCTGCCAACGGTCTGCAATCGTGCAGATCCGTCAAGGTGCACAACGGCCGGGATCTTGTCTCGCCATTCTGGCCGCGTCTGATGGTCGAAGAGCATATAAGGGTCCGGCGTTCCAGGATCGAAAATCTCCGGCGCTCGGTCTTCCAGACATATCGGGGCAACCGGTCGGAAATGCTCGCGAATTTTGATGTCGTTGAGATAGTCCTTCATGGCTGGCGAGGTCGCCGCAGCAAGAATGCTTCTGCCCCCCAAGGCGCGCGGTCCGAGTTCGGCGCGACCGGCCAGGAACACCACGGGCTTATTGGTTGCGAGCAGCGCGGCAAGCTCGCTGATGTTGCACGGCGTGGCCCCCCATTCCGCTGATGTATCGCCGCTGGTGAGGGACGGCCCGCTATAGACCGACCATTCCAGCGGCACGAAACCCTTGTCCGCCACCATTGCCGAACAAGCGGCCCCGATTGCTGAGCCACTGTCATTCGGAAAAGGCGGCACCCATACACCTTCGAACAAGCCGGACGCACGTAACGCACTGTTCCATTTGATGTTAAGGCCACAACCACCCGCTACGCAAAGATTGCGCGGTCCGTGAAAATTAGAATGCCGCAGCAGAGCAAGGCCCATTTCGCTCACGAGCAGACGCTCAAGGAAAACGTGAAACGATGCAAGAATGTTTTCGGCTCGCTTACCGTCTAATCGAAGGGCGCATTCTCCGAAGTAGTCGTGCGTAGCGGCAAGTGACGCCTCGGCGTCATTAATGTTTGCACGGTAACGCCGAGCAGCCTCCGTGTTCGCCGCAAAGTGCTTCTCATAGCCGTCCTTAAACACCGTTACGATGTCTTCATCAGGCGCCCCCAGGCCGATATAGGCCATCAGCTTGCCCGCGACGCCAAGGTCCCAATTCTTCCGGTTCGGTTGCTGGTAC
Encoded proteins:
- a CDS encoding ABC transporter permease → MRMTYSAAMPANAVNWVAVWRRNYLAWRKIALASLLGNLADPMTNLLGLGFGLGLIVGRVNGTSYIDFLVGGMVATSAMTSASFETIYATFARMHTQRTWEAMLCTQLTLGDILLGEVAWAASKAVLAGTGITIVAAGMGYAAWPSMLYALPAIALTGFVFASLAMVIVSLAPSYDYFVFYQTLVLTPMVFLCGAVFPISQLPAAFQIVAGILPLEHSIELIRPAMLGRPAASVGIHIGALCIYAVLPFLLSIALLLRRLMR
- the nodU gene encoding nodulation protein NodU, with amino-acid sequence MRICGIKLTHDGSVALVEDGRLVFCIEQEKRENNRRYQTIENLDAVVLALAEHGLDPRDIDQFVIDGWDGETESEFQVLSGADLLTLKGAPYVERPEGLLSARERLGLVLNGKSFSYRSYAHVTGHVASAYCTSPFAKAGEPAFCLVWDGCIFPRLYYVDASGGRFLESLFPMIGHAYAVAGHHFGPYQQPNRKNWDLGVAGKLMAYIGLGAPDEDIVTVFKDGYEKHFAANTEAARRYRANINDAEASLAATHDYFGECALRLDGKRAENILASFHVFLERLLVSEMGLALLRHSNFHGPRNLCVAGGCGLNIKWNSALRASGLFEGVWVPPFPNDSGSAIGAACSAMVADKGFVPLEWSVYSGPSLTSGDTSAEWGATPCNISELAALLATNKPVVFLAGRAELGPRALGGRSILAAATSPAMKDYLNDIKIREHFRPVAPICLEDRAPEIFDPGTPDPYMLFDHQTRPEWRDKIPAVVHLDGSARLQTVGRTSGHKVAELLIEYEKLTGIPLLCNTSANHHGRGFFPDVAAACEWGRIEQIWCDGLLWSRRPATEASLSDRPAEMDACRA
- the nodI gene encoding nodulation factor ABC transporter ATP-binding protein NodI, coding for MSSVAIDLAAVHKSYRGKVVVNGLTFSVAAGECFGLLGPNGAGKSTIVRMILGMVPPDSGKIAVLGKQVPVQARLARAGVGVVPQFDNLENEFTVRENLLVFGRYFGLSAREIEAVTPSLLDFARLEIKADTRVSELSGGMKRRLVLARALINDPQLLVMDEPTTGLDPHARHLIWERLRSLLARGKTILLTTHFMEEAERLCDRLCVLEEGRKIAEGEPHALINEQIGCDVMEIYGGNPQESIELIRPYAQRIEQSGETIFCYAPDLEQVRKQLRGRAGLRLLERPPNLEDVFLRLTGREIEI
- a CDS encoding carbamoyltransferase yields the protein MLCLGVSGGLDRVYECRPELPNTFLHDGAAVLVRDGRVIAAVEEERLNRVKHSNKFPSQSIQYCLEAAGVELKDVDRIAFYATEAYCNAMLERLFVSQPSDAIPMDARLLLRTMLGQEFGIEVDPSRISFVSHHQAHAVSAFAMSGFEQSLVLAIDGGGDFLSGLVAIGSGTEVNLLQSFPESNSLGLFYLETIRYLGYSLFDEYKVMGLAPYGDPAPYRNLFEQFYELSENGCYRLYLDRIGPALVRNIQVRRKGMPFTQQHRDVSASLQEALERIVFHILKHYREATGMNRLCLAGGVAHNCTVNGKLLYSGLFDDIFVQPAAHDAGCALGAALMASLEGGRPAPRERLQDVYWGPDLGTEHAIEQELNAWAGHLDIERSDDVSGRAADWMASGAVIGWVQGRSEFGPRALGNRSILADPRPAANKDRINAMVKKREGYRPFAPSVLEEDAPEYFDLPASETEFPFMNFVVRVRDSKRDSLGAITHVDGTARLQTVSRKSNPTYWSLIDEFKKRTGIPVLLNTSFNNNAEPIVDSVADAVATFLTTELDALVVGPFLVKKRAVTLEDWTSLAVSLPPYVSLYRVRAHTARDRQETVCEIRTAFSGGGTVRISGVLFDLLMRIKGESVLRDLFDSMMMDHAERETLVEELRGLWEQRRVRLHPPSSVIHLKSESHQMTEQA